accCCCCTTAGGGGGGCCACCATATTAGATCATGTCGCGAGCGTCGCCGAATGCCGCTTGCCCGGCCAAACTTCACACCGCGGTCTGATCTGTGAATATGAAACGCAAACAGCACATCCGCACACTGGCCGAACTTTCCGACCGTGGGCAATGCTTTGTACTGAAATAAATTCTGCATTTACGGAGCTGCTGCTAGCTGCTAGTTTTCGGATTTTTGTAAGCTGCTTATTTTAACCCGGCGGGGTGTGCTTTTTTCGGTGACATACGACCTTAGCACATTGAACGGAGCAACGCAAAGGTTAAAATGCATTGGTTTAGGTGttggattttgttgttgttgttgttgttgttattgttgcaaTAATCAGCTAAAGCTCAATTCACAACAATATGctctttattttgttatggTCTAAGTGCATAAAAGGTGcctatttttaattcaaatttttgTAAACTTATTGCTTCACTGCTCGCCATTGATGGCAATGTAGATGGAAATTTGCCACCAGATGTCTTCATTTACCGCAGCTCGATAGACTTGTGAAAACAATATGTAGTTTAGTTGATTATTTTCATTCTACCACCGCTATCGTCCAGGAAACGCACGAAAAACTTCGTTGAAAATACTTCGTactaaaaggaaaacatgttccacaaacacaaaaccactaacacttattttaatgaaaacatcaCACAGCTGTCTGTTTTCGTATCTGGCGGTTGGCAAACAGATTGCAATCTCCAAAAATTCCAGATTCTACAgctcgaaaacaaaaccaaaaaataccGACACGACTCACTGTACATAAAATTCGCACCGGAAAAAGATCTAATCCAACGCACGAAAGTTGTCAAAAATAAGCGGCCTGTGTTTGGGTGTTATTttaaaacccctttttttgtgcgtgCAACATTCCCACGTGCAACAACGGACCAAACCCGAAATGAAAgttggagaacaaaaaaaaaaccactgtaGATAATTGAGCtgatggaaaaacattttatgctggatgtgaaaatggaaaaaaaggaaatcaagtataaaaacacattattttttttttttactctccgACACTCGTTGGGCATCGACATAAGTACCGCACGTGGAATCGTGCAAACACTCGATGACCCGATGGTACGAAGTCAAGAAACGAAGACACAAACTTGATTTACAGCGCTGGATTTCCTGTAGAACGTGTCGGAAAACTGATTATAATTGGATAATCTTCGGATTGgcactgtttgtgtgtgtgtgtgtgtgtgtgtgtgtgtgtgtgtgtgtgtgtgtgtcggcaTGGTCATGGCACTTGAATCGGAAGCAACAGTGCGTAGGATGAAACCGTCGCTTCATTTCTTCGATATtggaaagtggaaaatatGAGTGGTTTatcaacggaacggaaaccaCTTAGGACGGCAAAGAGGATTTTCATTCTTGCCGTAGCGTGGCAACTCCCAAACTTCGCGCAAACCGATCGGTCCAATTTGCTACAAGTGCAACATTGCCAAACCCTATACATTGGATGATGTGGAATTAAAAACGATGAATAATTCATTGCTGCCGGGTGGTAGAACTGTTGGGCAAGCCTGACGCACTCAAATGTTTGGGATGTTTTGGTCATTGACGATCGAGGAACTTCAAGGAAGTAAGTCGGACTGCGAAAATTCCCTGCCCATTTTCCCTGTTACGTTCTATTTCCATCGAAACATTTGTGAGTAAGATGATGGTACAATATGGACTGTAAAATATACCACAGGAATAATTTATAACCCAGTAATTTAATGTGTTCTTTACCGACTATGCATTAATTATTGATAGAATAGATAAGTAGAGCTTGACAACTACAAGCTGACAGGATTGGGCCTAGTCTATAGGCTTAGTTTTTCCTGTGGATTGAATGTCTTCTGGACTGATCCCCCAAAGATCCCGAGATAAGAATTTATGATTCGGATGTATATGGTAAAATTGAGCCTTGGAGAGTTACGAATATAACTTAccttaaagattcattacgATTCAAGCCATTGCATCTTTGAAGACCGTTCACACAGACAGAGCATACACTGTAGCTTACCTTGTACCTATTTACCCAAGGCTTTGACCATGACAGAGCCGGACAAGGAAGCATGGTATTAGTAGACGATAGCTCCGGAATACTACCTTATTTGTGAAATTAGAGGCGGAGTTTAGCAGTCGAGAAGCATTTTGTACACTATGGGATCTGTAAACTTCTTCGAAAAAACAGATAATTACATGAAGATATGAAATGCAACAGACTTCACACGGTGATAGTTTTTAGTAATTTTTTGGTACACAATTCTTGGACCGCACTGCCCTTTTCTTTCACGTGCGGCAGATACTAAGAACTATCTTTGAAGTTGTATGAGAGTAAGGCGTGTAGAGAAGGAAATAGACAGAAATAGAACTAGATGTCTAGCTGTGAGATCCCGGTGTAGTCGGCACGCGTCCGTCAGTCCGGAGACAAGCCTGCCGAAGATTAAAGTGCAACCGTGCGTGAAATAGCAGCCATAATTCGGGTTTCCTGGAAGCAAACTGGTGGCTGAAACATTCCCATATGATTTGTTTCACTGTGAAGGAGCCAAGAAATGGGAGATGTAGGCGTTgatgcgtaaaaaaaaaaaaagaactacgCATAGTACGCATGGCTACAAAGCTTTTGACTAACATCTGGTAACAGCCACAAATTAGTCAAAACTcttaaaaaacaatattattactAAACAACAGATggttttttatattatttggcTCTAATTATAGTCACTCCACAATAGATCAACTGAACTGGAGGTCTAATTATAGTattaaatgtcaaaaaatcTAATTAGGTTTAGTTTCAGTAGACGTTTTAGTAAACGTACATGTCCGCTTCACATGTCCATatatattttgcattttttttcagtcACAAATGGAAATTTTCAACTACATCGATACGGTGATAGTGTTTGTCGTCCCGTtcaccatcatcgtcgtccTGAACTCCGTCACCAGCTTCACCGTGTGGCGTTTCGCTGGCTTGCGCCGTAACATGACCCTGCCCAAAAGGTAATGCATGTGGTCACATCCACGCTGGTGCACGTACCCGGTACACGACAGCCCCGTTTTAACATGGTACATTCGTGATTTGTGTCTCTCCGCCGTAGAAAACCATCGAATTTAGAAATACGAAGGCAGCTAAGCTTCCAGTACTTTTCGACTCATCCCAACGGGCGGAATGGCATTTTGAGGCGATCCAGCATGAGTATGGAATGATGTTCCGGACCAaatggggtttattttttctataaCCACCCACGATTCATTAAAGTGCtccatatttttttcttttcttttcttccttcgtgCCCGGAATGCAGGAGAAAACCGGATGCTGCACTCCCAGATGAAGGTCACCAAAATGCTACTCATCGTGTCctcggtgtttgtgtgtctcaATCTGCCGAGCTACGTCATGCGCGTTCGTGCATTCGTCGAGGTGAGCCAGTTGATGGATAACAACTTAGAATAAGACATTGAAGGGAAGCTCTGCTGCTGGCGGTTCTTCGCTAGCGAGATATATGCTCACTCAACCGTACCACCGGTGACAGATATTAATTGAGCGCAAGAAAACATCTCACACCCGGCGGTTCTGTTCTTCGCTTCCGCTTTTCAGACGGGCCATTCGTATCTTACCGTGCTGGTGCAGTACTATTGCTACTTGTTCTTCATCACCAACTTCGGCATCAACTTCATACTGTACTGTATCAGTGGACAGAACTTTAGGTAGGCAACGGACAGTGACGACTATTCCCATACAGCTTCAACAAATAGCTTATGATACCCCCCGATATTTCCCCACAGGAAGGCTGTGATAGAAATGTTCCGACGGCATCGAAAGGGTCGAGTAAATCAGGACCCGATCAGCGGTTGCGGTACTCAATCAGGTATTATGTAGCAAAGGGTACGCATTTACATTACGCCGTAACGCACCTTGCTTGTTGTTCGATGTATGCATGGTTTGAACCCATTGGAAAACCGATGTGCGTGTGGAAGAACTACAAGCGCCGTTTGCCATGCAGCTAACTACACTGTGTGCACCGCTCAGTGTTACCTAACTGCTGCTGTTCACCTGTTGCATTTGAACGCTTCCCCATCGACAGCTAGCTGCATGCGATGCAAACACACGTgccgaacacacacacgataacTCATTGATgcttgaataaaataaaatttgagaaaatcaGCAGTTCGACGATAAGCTTACGAGGAAAAAGCAACCATATATATCATAGCGGTAATGTTGCGCTTTATTCACTACAATTGCAGAACTTTTGCGCGCATACGGCAACCTAGCACTGAGACGCACCAGCACCCCGATGCTGTCTaccacgaccaccaccaccacaaaccgCACGGCGGAAACAGTGCTGTGGAAGGATTACGCGGACCCACCGGTTATGAACCTTCCCTGATGCTAGGCTGTATGAAGCACCACCCACATTCCTGGAATAGGGCGGAAGGAGTTGCCAGCAGTTGTGTAATGGACGCTCGGTTTCCAACGGAACTTGTACTTGCAAGGcgtacaagtttttttttagagaagtgtttttttcttttactaccAAACTAAAACAGTTCATCGAGATGCAATCATTAAACGAAGTGTGTGTTGCTGTActgatggtgttgctgttcCCATGCACAGGTATCCATCTATTTAAACCTGCCTGGGATCAATCGGAATTGGATGGGGATGAGACCCGTTCGTTGATTGTgcctctctgtgtgtgtgtgccccaTAATTGGTCCATACTTAATGAAATGGGATTGGGCTACATTTGCAATGATCAGGTGGATACTGTCTCGCTTTATGTGTGAAAATGGTTtagaatggaataaaaaaaaacagagtgtATACGACATCcagtggttttggttttttctctTGATTGCTTGCTAAGAACCCATGAAAAAATGGTCCGAAATAACGAATGCTTGCTCAGCCTCCATTGGCATGGAACGGGTACGGGTACGGACAGTTTTACATCTCACCGGTAATGGTATTACCGCATTACACTCGAGAGACATGAGCGCGTCACCGTAACCCGGAGTGAGCACACATTCCTAGAACGGCATCTTTTTTACCAGATTTGCTTTTAAGATGAGTCGGAAAATTGTTGTTCTCATGGTAATATAAATGGGTGCTTTTGCTTGCCGGTTTGAGCTTCCGTGCGTACTTCTGCATGCTCACTTTATGGGATAAGCGTGTACGAGACCAACGGGAGCGTGAGTGTAATGGTACGGACAAATTGTAAGACAATTGGATCAAAGGAACCGGTGGTGTACTTGTTCGTCTACGCTGCTTTTCCATCTACATAAACAAAGTAAATCGTATACTTTAAAGCCCGCGACTAAATAAGTCGTTTCTTCATTATCTTCAGCTTCAAGTATTATATTTACTCTTTAGTAACGTAAATAGCTGTAACTGTTTGCATAACCTTCCACGGAGCTTCCCCAAgctccgaataatttaattataaaaataatgtgtTCATAtcttgaatttgtttgtttcatgtaTAAATGGTTCCCAATTTGCAGTCTCGTTTGTTCAGCATACAGACGAACCATTTCTATTCGCCATCCCGGAATTCATCATTTATTGACAGCTGAAAGCTTCGGGGGTAAACTGTCCATACCTACAAGCGGAGGGACTTGGTGATGATACTGCACAAACTCTACTCGGCCACGGGAAGATTCATCGCTAGCATCAATTTAGTCTATTATGGCTTGTTAAGTCTTTGAAAATAACCTGACATGCTGTATAATGCTTCCATTAGCAACGCTGGATAAGCACCAGTCGGTTTTGGGGATGGGAAGTTAATGTGCTCCTCTTATTACAGACACAATCCAGCGACCCACCTGTCAACCTTCGGGCGGGTGTCTGGTTGCATGTTTTGCAGACGACGTCAATCGCACGGAACAGCGTCCCGCGTGCACGTGGCTGTACCGTCTTAGATGCTGGAACCGCTCGCTGTGCTATTGCCAAGCCCGAACGGAGCCTCACTCGATGTTCGCGTGAAAAATGTTCCCCGAACACTGCAAGGTAGAGTACACACTGTAGTGCGATAAAATAGTGCctacctgctgctgctgcttttttttcgcatggATGCGGGAGTTTTATTTGGCCACCCAGGTCCATCACTAACCTATGCTCGAGTGCCTCACCCATCGGTACACACTCGCGCAAGGATGTTTCCCGGCCGTCCGGCAGGCAGTGCGCGTCCATTCTCGAAATCTCCTCCCGGCTGCAGGCGCAGGCAATAAAGTTGCTCGGCTGCGGAATTGATTCCGCAAAGAATTCGGTCGCACGGCAATGGCTGCAGGTATCTGTGAAGCGAACCCGAACGTTAACCACAAGCCCGATACTCTGCACACTGTGCGAGCGTGTGCGCGTTGTCCGGGATACTGTACGTAGTGTGACGAAGTCGAGTATTTCACAGCCCggttgtggtgcatggccACCGTTGGGGAAAAAATCCGCATGTCCACGGACAATGTCCTCGCCCAGCAATAGCGCATCGGTGTGGATCACATCCACGAACTGTGCCGTGTCGGGTCCGATGGCGTCTTTGGATTCGAGCTCAAACAGTGGTGCTGCCGGATCGAGGGCCGTTACACGCGATAACTTCCCACCAAAGTAACGCCCAACGTTGCCCGCTATATGCGCCCCAAGACTGTGGCCGATAATGTGCACCTGGCTGTGGTCGATACCTACCCGCTCGATGAACCGTAGCAGAATCTTACCGATACGGTTCGCCACCGGCAGGGCTTGTTCACGAGCCTTTGGATATAAGAGGTAGGCAACTTGCGACCAATCGGCTACCAGCAGGTTGTGAACGTCCTGCACCAAGTATGCCGTCCGGATGGGAAGGATCGAGATGTGGTTACGATCCGCAATCCAACCATGGATCAGCACCTTCAGCTGTCTCCGTAGGTCgatttgtggtggtggttcgaACGATTCCACGTCCTGCTCATGCTTCAACCATCTAAAAAACCAGgcggcaaaaagaaaaaccaccacATTAGCCATCGGAAACGGCTTCAGAACGGCGAGTGCCATCCTCAAGAAGGTACTTCCCAcggtgaaaagaaataaagtttAACTTCACTCAGCTCTTTGGCGTAATTCGAAACCGCCGACGTATCGATGGCATGGGCAAatagcaacacaaaaacgCTTCCGACCAGAGCCCCCATTTGCTTTGCTTCCGTACGGTGGTACAGTCACGACGACACTAACACTCGACACTCGGTGCTCAGCATCAGCAAAGCGGCAATCGAATGAAATCAAATTGAATGCTCTTCGTGCTAGTAAATGTCGGCAATTTCTACATTGATAACGTAGTTTATTAATCCGACAAATTGACCGACAACTAAACACTCATTGCTCATTACAATGCATGCGGTATGACGTTTGAGGTCGCGCGATAGATTGCACATTTGATGGCTGTTGATAGTGTTGTGGGTGAAATTCGTCACATTCGATACGTACACGGTGGTGTAATGAATGCAACAGTGCAATGTTGACAAATTCAGTTCAGTTTAATTGTATAATGTTTGCAGTTTTGTGTATAAtatgttaattgattttcattgACAAT
This Anopheles marshallii chromosome 3, idAnoMarsDA_429_01, whole genome shotgun sequence DNA region includes the following protein-coding sequences:
- the LOC128710842 gene encoding neuropeptides capa receptor-like, translated to MLNGSTIHPPMADARVGMDGADGGAALNLTETEVVMELIGNFLNFYYMPLLVVVGSIGNILSVLVFFNTKLKKLSSSYYLAALGISDTCYLVGLFVTWLSFFQVHIYTREPYCQLFTYTSGVSSFLSVWYVVAFTFERFIVVRYPLKRQSWCTVRRAKTIIACLTMVGSVHSVPYIFYAGTQYSERSNVTICDMRKEYTSQMEIFNYIDTVIVFVVPFTIIVVLNSVTSFTVWRFAGLRRNMTLPKRKPSNLEIRRQLSFQYFSTHPNGRNGILRRSSMRENRMLHSQMKVTKMLLIVSSVFVCLNLPSYVMRVRAFVETGHSYLTVLVQYYCYLFFITNFGINFILYCISGQNFRKAVIEMFRRHRKGRVNQDPISGCGTQSELLRAYGNLALRRTSTPMLSTTTTTTTNRTAETVLWKDYADPPVMNLP
- the LOC128713118 gene encoding pancreatic lipase-related protein 2-like, encoding MGALVGSVFVLLFAHAIDTSAVSNYAKELSEVKLYFFSPWLKHEQDVESFEPPPQIDLRRQLKVLIHGWIADRNHISILPIRTAYLVQDVHNLLVADWSQVAYLLYPKAREQALPVANRIGKILLRFIERVGIDHSQVHIIGHSLGAHIAGNVGRYFGGKLSRVTALDPAAPLFELESKDAIGPDTAQFVDVIHTDALLLGEDIVRGHADFFPNGGHAPQPGCEILDFVTLHTCSHCRATEFFAESIPQPSNFIACACSREEISRMDAHCLPDGRETSLRECVPMGEALEHSVRGTFFTRTSSEAPFGLGNSTASGSSI